A DNA window from Engraulis encrasicolus isolate BLACKSEA-1 chromosome 3, IST_EnEncr_1.0, whole genome shotgun sequence contains the following coding sequences:
- the pheta1 gene encoding sesquipedalian-1 — protein MKLNERSVAHYATCDTPPDKTGFLLKKGERNTAYHRRWCVLKGNMLFYFEERESKEPIGVIVLEGCTVELCESAESEFAFAIKFECARARIYKMAAESQAGMESWVKALSRASFDYMRLVVRELEKQLEDLQDVGARRARSFRKPNGTQPQLGVLSLSSCPKSAVSAGGALTVSSSGSSQGPTVAPGSVPGQPEDAHSQTGHGGKENGVAWSKPCGMTNGVSDTTGVVWDADGSGGRGDGSFRPPPVPPRRRGGSGSFGGAPGTLESPFSPETSCFSKLHDWYGKEVAELRIEWLQSQ, from the coding sequence ATGAAGCTGAACGAGCGCAGCGTGGCCCACTATGCCACCTGCGACACCCCTCCCGACAAGACGGGCTTCCTTCTGAAGAAGGGCGAGCGCAACACGGCCTACCACCGGCGCTGGTGTGTCCTGAAGGGAAACATGCTCTTCTATTTCGAGGAGCGCGAGAGCAAGGAGCCCATTGGCGTCATCGTGCTGGAGGGCTGCACGGTGGAGCTGTGCGAGTCGGCCGAGTCGGAGTTCGCCTTCGCCATCAAGTTCGAGTGCGCGCGCGCCCGCATCTACAAGATGGCCGCCGAGAGCCAGGCGGGCATGGAGTCGTGGGTGAAGGCGCTGTCGCGCGCCAGCTTCGACTACATGCGGCTGGTGGTGCGAGAGCTGGAGAAACAGCTGGAGGATCTGCAGGACGTCGGGGCACGCAGGGCCAGATCATTCCGGAAGCCGAATGGGACACAGCCACAACTTGGGgtgttgtcattgtcatcatgtcCAAAATCAGCCGTGTCAGCAGGGGGCGCTCTCACAGTGTCCTCGTCCGGCTCATCTCAAGGACCTACTGTTGCACCTGGCTCAGTGCCGGGCCAACCTGAGGACGCCCACTCTCAGACTGGCCACGGGGGCAAGGAGAACGGGGTGGCCTGGAGCAAGCCCTGCGGCATGACCAACGGGGTCTCCGACACCACGGGTGTGGTGTGGGACGCCGATGGAAGCGGGGGGAGGGGGGACGGCAGCTTCAGGCCCCCGCCGGTACCTCCGCGACGTAGGGGCGGCTCGGGCTCGTTTGGAGGGGCCCCGGGGACTTTGGAGAGCCCCTTCTCCCCCGAGACAAGCTGCTTCTCCAAGCTGCACGACTGGTACGGGAAGGAGGTGGCGGAACTGCGCATCGAATGGCTGCAGAGCCAGTAG